The following coding sequences are from one Formosa haliotis window:
- the nirK gene encoding copper-containing nitrite reductase → MITKLNSLKVRSYWRQSVLALACITLASCANKDKSEKQDTAQIKVSQVMQAELTAPPHVPTPVGRRQAKKLIVDMEILEEEGEMTNGVSYVYWTFGGTVPGSFIRTRVGDEVEFHLKNHPDNKLPHNIDLHAVNGPGGGAESSFVAPGHEKVFSFKVLNPGLYVYHCATAPVGMHIANGMYGLILVEPEGGLPPVDKEYYIMQGDFYTKGAHGDRGLQPFDMQKAIDEKPDYVVFNGKVGALTGDDAITANVGETVRLFVGNGGPNLVSSFHVIGEIFDKVHVEGGELINDNVQTTLIPAGGASIVEFKVEVPGTFIMVDHSIFRAFNKGALGMLKVEGEEDKKIYSGELRDDIYLPEGGKIQSMPESGKVAEKDIPAKSLDEQLKFGKQTYMQTCFACHQSEGQGVPGAFPPLANSDYLNADVDRAIGVVLHGLTGEITVNGETYNSVMTRQSLSPEEVANVLTYAYHSWGNSKKVVTPEMVKKVNNK, encoded by the coding sequence ATGATTACAAAACTAAACTCTCTAAAAGTGCGCTCGTATTGGAGGCAATCTGTATTAGCGTTGGCATGTATTACTTTAGCGTCTTGCGCGAACAAAGACAAGTCAGAAAAACAGGACACTGCCCAAATTAAGGTAAGCCAAGTGATGCAGGCAGAATTAACCGCTCCGCCTCATGTACCAACTCCCGTAGGGCGCAGACAGGCCAAAAAGTTAATCGTGGACATGGAAATTCTTGAAGAAGAAGGAGAAATGACTAACGGGGTAAGCTATGTGTATTGGACTTTTGGTGGTACCGTGCCAGGAAGTTTTATTAGAACACGTGTTGGAGACGAAGTAGAGTTTCATTTAAAGAATCATCCAGATAATAAATTACCACATAATATAGATTTACATGCAGTAAACGGTCCTGGAGGAGGAGCAGAGTCTTCTTTTGTCGCTCCGGGACATGAAAAAGTATTTTCATTTAAGGTGTTAAATCCAGGGTTATATGTGTACCACTGTGCTACGGCACCTGTTGGAATGCATATTGCAAACGGAATGTATGGCCTTATTTTAGTTGAGCCAGAAGGCGGATTACCTCCAGTAGATAAAGAATACTATATTATGCAAGGTGACTTCTATACTAAAGGAGCACACGGAGATCGTGGATTACAACCTTTCGATATGCAAAAAGCAATTGACGAAAAACCAGATTACGTTGTGTTTAATGGTAAAGTAGGAGCGCTAACTGGAGACGATGCCATTACAGCTAATGTAGGAGAAACTGTGAGATTGTTTGTTGGAAATGGTGGTCCGAATTTAGTGTCGTCTTTCCATGTTATTGGAGAGATATTTGATAAAGTTCACGTTGAAGGCGGAGAATTAATTAATGATAATGTACAAACTACCTTGATTCCAGCTGGTGGAGCAAGTATTGTTGAATTTAAAGTTGAGGTGCCAGGAACTTTTATAATGGTAGATCACTCTATTTTTAGAGCCTTTAATAAAGGAGCTTTGGGAATGCTTAAAGTTGAAGGAGAAGAAGATAAGAAAATTTATAGTGGAGAATTAAGAGACGATATCTATTTGCCTGAAGGTGGTAAAATTCAAAGTATGCCAGAATCTGGTAAGGTGGCAGAAAAAGATATTCCTGCAAAATCGTTAGACGAGCAATTAAAATTTGGAAAGCAAACGTATATGCAAACTTGTTTTGCTTGTCACCAATCAGAAGGTCAAGGGGTGCCAGGAGCATTTCCTCCTTTAGCTAACTCCGATTATTTAAATGCCGATGTAGATCGTGCCATTGGAGTTGTATTACATGGTTTAACAGGAGAAATTACGGTAAATGGCGAAACATATAATAGTGTAATGACGCGTCAGAGTTTATCTCCAGAGGAGGTTGCAAACGTATTAACGTATGCATATCACAGTTGGGGTAACTCCAAAAAAGTGGTAACACCAGAAATGGTTAAGAAAGTAAATAATAAATAA
- a CDS encoding ParA family protein, which yields MGKIIAIANQKGGVGKTTTSVNLAASLGVLEKKVLLIDADPQANATSGLGIDVETVEIGTYQLLEHTNSAREAILQTDTPNLDIIASHIDLVAIEIELVDKDDREYMMKRSLEEVKNDYDYIIIDCAPSLGLLTLNALTASDAVIIPIQCEYFALEGLGKLLNTVKSVQKIHNPSLDIEGLLLTMYDSRLRLSNQVVEEVQKHFNDMVFKTIIQRNVRLSEAPSFGESIINYDASSKGALNYLSLAKEVINKNS from the coding sequence ATGGGTAAAATCATTGCAATTGCAAATCAAAAAGGGGGTGTTGGAAAAACCACAACTTCTGTAAATTTAGCAGCCTCATTGGGGGTGCTTGAAAAGAAAGTATTGCTGATTGATGCCGATCCTCAAGCCAATGCCACATCGGGATTAGGCATAGATGTTGAAACCGTAGAAATTGGCACCTATCAATTGCTAGAACACACCAACTCGGCTAGAGAAGCGATTCTGCAAACAGATACACCAAATTTAGATATCATTGCATCTCATATCGACCTAGTTGCTATCGAAATTGAATTGGTTGATAAGGACGATAGAGAATATATGATGAAACGCTCTTTAGAAGAGGTTAAAAACGATTACGATTATATTATTATTGATTGTGCGCCGTCTTTAGGGTTATTAACACTGAATGCCTTAACAGCATCTGATGCCGTTATTATTCCTATTCAATGCGAATATTTTGCGCTTGAAGGATTAGGAAAATTATTAAATACTGTTAAAAGTGTTCAAAAAATTCACAACCCTAGTTTAGATATTGAAGGCCTTTTATTAACCATGTACGATTCGCGTTTAAGACTTTCTAACCAGGTGGTAGAAGAAGTACAGAAACATTTTAACGATATGGTTTTTAAAACAATTATACAGCGAAATGTACGTTTAAGTGAGGCACCAAGTTTTGGTGAAAGCATAATTAATTACGATGCAAGTAGTAAAGGTGCGCTAAACTATTTAAGTTTGGCTAAAGAAGTTATTAATAAAAACTCCTAG